One genomic window of Notamacropus eugenii isolate mMacEug1 chromosome 6, mMacEug1.pri_v2, whole genome shotgun sequence includes the following:
- the LOC140512560 gene encoding kinetochore protein Nuf2-like encodes MDKMQQLQVAQEEASMKLEQLDSVLVEEQAEFKQLLQDIDGLQQTLNEFHEITACSHEPGKSDGGTLELCGCSG; translated from the exons ATGGACAAGATGCAACAGTTGCAAGTAGCACAAGAGGAGGCATCAATGAAACTGGAGCAGCTTGA cTCTGTCCTAGTTGAAGAACAAGCTGAATTCAAGCAACTCTTACAGGACATCGACGGGCTGCAGCAAACACTGAACGAGTTTCATGAAATAACA GCTTGCAGCCATGAGCCTGGGAAGTCAGATGGAGGAACTCTGGAGCTGTGTGGGTGTTCAGGGTGA